Proteins encoded by one window of Gammaproteobacteria bacterium:
- a CDS encoding TonB-dependent receptor codes for MNQQSPAWEQMQDMQVLDEVVVSGSRTEGKLSETPMTIGVVDNATIKRDKPKTMGEVINRIGGVSWNDLGNEQHSMGIRQPNSTNAVYQYLEDGIPIRPLGVFNHNSLNELNLSGADRVEVVKGAASSLYGSNAVGGAVNFITAPSSLTPYASVGYRDENVSGYRRLDTEASNTWGNFGLRFSHYSSRRSAYNWQDYSNGDKDSVTLRSDYALSDASLLHVILTHSDLDTATPGSLGLTDYTTRPGFSYNTFTWRRDKTTRFSVGWEGETVPNGQTSVTLFSRNNDHGQLPNYTITACTVGATCPSGYKGTLNNNHVSSLGIDVKQQQDFNWLSSRLIAGLYFDRSPNSYRSDSLDVTRDAVTRKYTSYVMSTVNLSGVRDYETDIANTSLFIQWESSPIESMRLVIGGRNDNIQYDFTNHLTPGANYGAASESRSFSHFSPKIGATYALSQRTSIYANVSQGFTPPEVSQLYSKSAVPNLVPATYHNYEVGVRSAFLDGALKLDAALFRLDGKDTIVSYNIAPGNSENRNAGRTRSAGVEMNLSWNADEFDARLGASIVNHRYVEYKVSATEDYSGKEIPAAPDTFSAEIGYKPINDARIALEMVRQGPYWMNNANTVQYAGHTLLNLRANYQFAEGWEVWVQGRNLTDKLYADSASSSFKAGQTYNADTMDQYSVGAPRSVMLGLSYTFDAQKPQAL; via the coding sequence GTCGATAACGCAACAATCAAGCGCGATAAACCGAAAACGATGGGCGAGGTGATCAATCGTATCGGTGGTGTGAGTTGGAACGATCTTGGCAACGAGCAGCACAGCATGGGCATTCGCCAGCCCAACAGCACCAATGCCGTGTACCAGTATCTGGAAGACGGCATCCCCATTCGTCCCCTCGGTGTGTTTAATCACAATTCATTGAATGAACTGAATCTATCAGGCGCGGATCGTGTTGAAGTGGTTAAAGGCGCGGCGTCATCGCTTTACGGGAGCAATGCCGTGGGCGGCGCGGTGAATTTTATTACCGCCCCTTCATCACTCACTCCTTATGCCAGCGTAGGGTATCGCGACGAAAATGTTTCCGGTTACCGGCGCCTGGATACCGAGGCCAGCAATACCTGGGGCAATTTTGGTCTGCGCTTTTCGCATTACAGTTCGCGCCGCTCTGCCTATAACTGGCAAGACTATAGTAATGGTGATAAAGACTCGGTCACGCTACGTAGCGACTACGCGTTAAGCGATGCCTCGTTGTTGCATGTGATATTGACGCACAGCGATCTGGATACGGCAACGCCGGGCAGTCTCGGATTAACCGATTACACCACACGTCCAGGATTTAGCTATAACACCTTCACTTGGCGGCGCGACAAAACCACGCGTTTTTCAGTGGGCTGGGAAGGAGAAACCGTGCCGAATGGACAGACCAGCGTCACGCTCTTTAGCCGCAATAACGATCACGGCCAGCTGCCGAATTATACGATTACCGCCTGTACCGTCGGCGCAACCTGTCCGAGCGGTTACAAGGGCACACTCAATAACAACCACGTCAGTTCGTTGGGGATCGATGTGAAGCAGCAACAGGATTTCAACTGGTTATCTTCACGGCTGATTGCTGGCTTGTATTTTGATCGCAGCCCAAACAGTTACCGCAGCGATAGCCTGGATGTAACGCGAGATGCAGTAACCAGGAAATATACCAGCTATGTAATGAGCACCGTTAATCTTTCAGGTGTGCGCGATTATGAAACTGACATCGCGAATACATCGCTGTTTATCCAGTGGGAGTCATCGCCGATTGAAAGTATGCGGCTGGTGATCGGTGGGCGTAATGACAATATTCAATATGATTTCACCAATCATCTGACGCCGGGCGCTAATTACGGTGCGGCATCGGAGTCTCGCAGCTTTTCTCACTTCAGCCCCAAGATCGGTGCTACTTATGCGTTGAGCCAACGGACGAGTATTTATGCCAATGTCAGCCAAGGTTTTACGCCGCCGGAAGTGAGTCAGTTGTACAGCAAGTCGGCGGTGCCTAATCTGGTGCCGGCAACCTATCATAACTATGAAGTGGGCGTGCGTTCGGCCTTTCTCGATGGTGCCCTGAAGCTTGATGCGGCGTTGTTCCGGCTGGACGGCAAGGACACGATTGTGAGTTATAACATCGCGCCCGGTAATTCCGAGAATCGCAACGCCGGACGTACCCGGAGCGCCGGTGTCGAAATGAATTTGAGCTGGAATGCAGATGAGTTTGACGCGCGCCTCGGTGCAAGCATCGTCAATCATCGTTATGTGGAGTACAAAGTCTCCGCCACAGAAGACTATAGTGGCAAAGAAATACCGGCAGCGCCTGACACCTTTTCTGCGGAAATCGGTTACAAGCCGATCAACGATGCGCGCATCGCGCTGGAAATGGTGCGCCAAGGGCCGTATTGGATGAATAACGCCAATACCGTGCAGTACGCTGGACACACGTTGCTCAATCTGCGCGCCAATTATCAGTTTGCTGAAGGCTGGGAGGTTTGGGTACAAGGCCGCAACCTGACCGACAAGTTGTATGCCGACTCAGCCAGTAGTTCGTTCAAAGCGGGGCAGACCTATAACGCGGATACCATGGATCAGTATTCGGTCGGCGCGCCGCGTAGCGTGATGCTGGGTCTGAGCTATACCTTCGACGCCCAGAAGCCACAGGCATTATGA
- a CDS encoding exo-alpha-sialidase gives MLCAAPVFAAHDHDQLAISVAFDEQGWLWRAQAGDQQVLVSHSYDLGHTFSAPVSVNTVAEPVSAGGESRPKIVAAGGRVYVSWSQSLPQRFAGHIRFAVSVDDGKSFSAPRTINSDLNPITHRFDALTATADGHVALAWIDKRDGEAAKQAAGQYAGAAIYVAESRDGGVSFEANRKLADHSCECCRIAIARDADSMPVIMWRQVFGKNTRDFALARFGEPLQRVSEDGWNIDACPHHGGALAVDNKGSRHLAWFTGADAAPGLFYRRMDGQALTAPLAFGNSELQTGHPAVLAGEQRVFLVWQEYDGKTTSIRVIVSQDRGNTWDSLMTQASTTGAADYPQLVAGRGHAWLVWNSADQGLQVIDLGPL, from the coding sequence ATGTTGTGCGCGGCGCCCGTTTTCGCCGCGCACGATCATGATCAGCTTGCGATCTCCGTCGCCTTTGATGAGCAAGGGTGGTTATGGCGAGCGCAGGCGGGTGATCAGCAGGTGCTCGTCAGCCATTCCTATGATCTGGGCCATACGTTTTCCGCGCCGGTCAGTGTCAACACCGTTGCGGAACCCGTCAGCGCTGGCGGCGAGAGTCGGCCCAAGATTGTGGCAGCGGGTGGACGTGTTTACGTTTCCTGGTCACAGTCGTTACCGCAACGTTTTGCTGGGCACATTCGCTTCGCAGTATCAGTCGATGATGGCAAATCGTTCTCTGCACCACGGACCATCAATTCCGATCTTAATCCGATCACGCATCGTTTTGATGCGCTGACCGCAACTGCTGATGGCCATGTGGCGTTGGCCTGGATCGACAAGCGTGATGGTGAGGCGGCCAAACAGGCGGCTGGTCAATACGCCGGTGCCGCGATTTATGTCGCCGAATCGCGCGATGGTGGCGTCAGCTTCGAGGCTAATAGAAAATTGGCAGATCATTCTTGTGAATGTTGCCGCATCGCCATCGCCCGTGATGCTGACAGTATGCCGGTCATCATGTGGCGGCAGGTGTTCGGCAAAAATACTCGCGACTTTGCACTCGCCCGTTTCGGTGAACCGCTGCAACGCGTGAGCGAAGACGGGTGGAATATCGATGCCTGTCCCCATCACGGTGGCGCATTGGCAGTAGACAATAAAGGCAGTCGCCATCTTGCCTGGTTTACCGGCGCCGATGCGGCGCCCGGCTTGTTCTACCGGCGCATGGATGGTCAGGCTCTGACAGCACCGCTGGCGTTTGGTAATTCAGAGTTGCAAACCGGCCACCCCGCCGTGCTGGCCGGGGAGCAGCGCGTGTTCCTGGTCTGGCAGGAATATGACGGCAAGACGACATCGATCCGGGTCATAGTGTCGCAAGATCGTGGCAACACCTGGGATAGTCTAATGACACAAGCTTCAACCACGGGCGCTGCCGACTATCCGCAACTGGTCGCTGGTCGTGGCCACGCCTGGCTGGTCTGGAACAGCGCCGACCAGGGTTTGCAGGTGATCGATCTGGGGCCGTTGTGA
- a CDS encoding redoxin domain-containing protein codes for MALPGVANAEIHAFKSGGLQQILVARAGKPFILGYWSLTCVYCAQEMKTLAALQKRYPKLEVVLVYTDTPEEKTELEKFVAKQGLAKVDQWVFAESPPEKLRYEIDCRWWGELPRTYFYDAGHRPEAVSGLIPSARLESWIRAQVP; via the coding sequence ATGGCGCTCCCGGGTGTGGCGAATGCCGAAATCCACGCCTTCAAATCTGGCGGCCTGCAACAGATTCTGGTGGCCCGCGCGGGCAAGCCATTCATCCTCGGCTATTGGTCGCTGACCTGTGTCTATTGCGCCCAGGAAATGAAGACCCTGGCCGCGCTGCAAAAACGTTATCCCAAGCTGGAGGTGGTGCTGGTCTACACCGATACCCCCGAAGAAAAGACTGAACTGGAGAAATTCGTCGCTAAACAGGGCTTGGCCAAGGTCGATCAATGGGTCTTTGCCGAGTCACCGCCGGAGAAGTTGCGTTATGAAATCGACTGCCGCTGGTGGGGTGAGCTGCCGCGTACTTATTTTTACGATGCCGGACATCGACCTGAAGCGGTGTCAGGGCTTATTCCCTCTGCGCGATTGGAGAGTTGGATCAGGGCGCAAGTGCCTTAG
- a CDS encoding SET domain-containing protein, with amino-acid sequence MIIVPTYLEQSGIHGLGIFAKDFIPKGSKVWEFHPKFDIKFTQEEFDKLPPAVQQEVEIHLYQPEPDGELYYESTMGKYMNHSREPNVDFTEVGVGWATRDIKPGDELTCDYRHFMADVSHISYL; translated from the coding sequence ATGATCATCGTTCCAACGTATCTCGAACAAAGCGGCATCCATGGCTTGGGCATTTTTGCCAAGGATTTCATCCCCAAGGGATCCAAGGTGTGGGAGTTTCACCCCAAGTTTGACATCAAATTCACCCAGGAGGAATTCGACAAGCTGCCGCCCGCCGTGCAGCAGGAAGTTGAGATTCATCTCTATCAGCCGGAGCCGGACGGTGAGCTGTATTATGAATCAACCATGGGTAAATACATGAACCACTCGCGGGAACCGAATGTCGACTTCACCGAAGTCGGCGTGGGTTGGGCGACGCGGGACATCAAGCCCGGTGATGAGTTGACCTGTGACTACCGCCACTTTATGGCGGATGTGTCGCACATCAGCTATTTGTAA
- a CDS encoding ABC-F family ATPase, whose protein sequence is MITTANITMQFGPKPLFENISVKFGNGNRYGLIGANGCGKSTLMKILGGDLTPTSGNVSIDTGERLGKLRQDQFAFENYTVLDTVIMGHEQLWRVKSERDRIYSLPEMSEEEGMKVAELEVEFAELDGYTAESRASELLAGAGIPLEQHNGPMSAVAPGWKLRVLLAQALFADPDIMLLDEPTNNLDINSIRWLEDVLNARNSTMVIISHDRHFLNSVCTHMADLDFGELRVYPGNYDDYMTASTQVRERLLADNAKKKTQIADLQAFVSRFSANASKARQATSRARQIEKIQLDEVKPSSRVSPFIRFDQEKKLYRQAMEAENLSKAYSDKPLFSKLDLMIEVGERVAVIGPNGIGKSTLLKILVGDLASDSGRLRMSENAIIGYFAQDHATDFATDISLFDWMKQWSKPGTDDQTIRGVLGRLLFSRDDNDKSVKVLSGGEQGRMLFGKLILQRANIMVLDEPTNHLDMESIEALNLALENYPGTLIFVSHDREFVSSLATRIIELTPNGVVNFSGSYDDYLRSQGIEQAAAMPVARPA, encoded by the coding sequence GTGATTACGACTGCTAACATCACCATGCAATTCGGACCCAAACCGTTGTTCGAAAACATCTCAGTCAAGTTCGGTAACGGCAACCGTTATGGTTTGATCGGCGCCAACGGCTGCGGCAAATCGACGCTGATGAAAATTTTGGGCGGCGATCTGACGCCGACGTCAGGCAATGTCTCGATCGATACTGGCGAACGCCTGGGTAAACTACGCCAGGATCAATTCGCCTTTGAGAATTACACAGTACTGGATACTGTGATCATGGGCCACGAACAATTGTGGCGCGTGAAATCGGAACGCGACCGCATCTACTCGTTACCCGAGATGAGCGAAGAAGAAGGCATGAAGGTCGCTGAACTGGAAGTCGAGTTTGCCGAACTCGACGGCTATACCGCCGAATCCCGTGCCAGTGAATTACTGGCCGGTGCCGGCATTCCACTGGAGCAACATAACGGCCCGATGAGCGCCGTGGCGCCGGGCTGGAAATTGCGTGTGTTATTGGCGCAGGCATTGTTTGCCGACCCAGACATTATGCTGCTCGACGAGCCAACCAATAACTTGGATATTAACTCTATCCGCTGGCTGGAAGATGTGCTCAACGCACGCAACAGCACCATGGTCATCATCTCGCATGACCGTCACTTTTTGAATAGCGTTTGCACGCATATGGCGGATCTGGATTTCGGCGAGCTGCGCGTTTATCCCGGCAACTACGACGATTACATGACGGCATCGACACAGGTACGTGAACGCCTGCTGGCGGACAATGCCAAGAAGAAGACGCAGATTGCGGATTTGCAGGCGTTCGTCAGCCGCTTCTCGGCCAATGCGTCCAAGGCGCGCCAGGCCACATCGCGTGCGCGTCAAATCGAAAAAATTCAGCTGGATGAAGTGAAACCTTCGAGCCGAGTGAGTCCATTCATTCGTTTCGATCAGGAAAAGAAACTGTATCGCCAGGCAATGGAAGCTGAAAACTTAAGCAAGGCCTACAGCGACAAGCCACTGTTCAGCAAGCTTGATCTGATGATTGAAGTCGGCGAACGCGTGGCGGTCATCGGCCCCAATGGTATTGGTAAATCCACTTTGCTAAAAATTCTGGTTGGCGATCTGGCTTCGGACAGCGGTCGTTTGCGGATGTCGGAAAACGCCATCATCGGTTATTTCGCGCAGGATCACGCGACTGATTTCGCTACCGATATCAGCTTGTTCGACTGGATGAAGCAGTGGTCAAAACCAGGCACCGACGATCAAACGATTCGTGGCGTATTGGGTCGACTACTGTTCTCGCGCGATGATAACGATAAATCAGTGAAGGTGCTTTCCGGTGGCGAACAAGGCCGCATGTTGTTCGGCAAACTGATCTTGCAACGCGCCAACATCATGGTGCTGGACGAACCGACCAATCACTTGGATATGGAGTCGATCGAAGCACTGAATCTGGCGCTGGAAAATTATCCCGGTACGCTGATTTTTGTCAGCCACGACCGTGAGTTTGTCTCATCGTTGGCAACACGCATCATCGAGTTGACTCCGAACGGCGTGGTGAACTTCAGCGGCAGTTATGACGATTACCTGCGCAGCCAGGGGATTGAACAAGCCGCTGCCATGCCAGTGGCGCGTCCTGCTTAA
- a CDS encoding DEAD/DEAH box helicase has translation MSFNSLGLSAELVRAVSEKGYSEPTPIQRQAIPVILEGRDILAGAQTGTGKTAGFTLPILQRLSTQTPADGKRPVRALILTPTRELAAQVLESVRDYGKHTSLKSLAIFGGVNISPQIQTLRRGVDILVATPGRLLDHVSQRTVDLSKVEMLVLDEADRMLDMGFIRDIQKILALLPKGRQNLLFSATFSAEIKQLADGLLNKPALVEVVRHNTAAELVTQVIHPVDRERKRELLSFLIGSRNWRQVLVFARTKHGANRLAEQLASDGISSAAIHGDKSQGARTRALAEFKRGEVRVLVATDIAARGLDIDQLPHVVNFELPNVPEDYVHRIGRTGRAGNEGEAISLVCVDENAMLRNIERMLKRDLPKVVIPGYEPDRSRKPEPIMPGRGQRPRSDVSQGQRRNSGNANNSGNRSRGSNNGGARTGQSARTSNGGGRRG, from the coding sequence ATGTCATTTAATTCCCTCGGCCTTTCGGCCGAATTAGTTCGTGCTGTATCCGAAAAAGGCTATAGCGAGCCTACCCCTATTCAACGCCAGGCCATTCCAGTCATTCTGGAGGGCCGCGACATTCTTGCGGGCGCCCAGACGGGTACTGGCAAAACCGCTGGTTTCACGCTGCCCATTTTGCAGCGCCTCAGCACGCAAACCCCGGCCGATGGCAAACGCCCCGTCCGTGCACTGATCCTGACCCCGACCCGCGAACTGGCGGCCCAGGTGTTGGAGAGCGTGCGCGACTATGGCAAACATACCTCCCTCAAATCGCTGGCGATTTTTGGTGGCGTGAACATCAGTCCGCAGATCCAGACCCTGCGCCGTGGCGTTGACATCCTGGTCGCCACCCCCGGCCGCCTGCTGGATCACGTTTCACAGCGCACGGTTGATCTATCAAAAGTTGAAATGCTGGTGCTGGACGAAGCCGATCGCATGTTGGACATGGGCTTCATTCGCGATATTCAAAAGATTCTGGCACTGCTGCCCAAGGGCCGGCAGAATCTGTTGTTCTCTGCCACCTTCTCCGCTGAAATCAAACAACTGGCCGATGGCCTGCTGAACAAGCCGGCACTGGTCGAAGTGGTGCGCCACAACACGGCTGCTGAGCTTGTGACGCAGGTAATCCATCCCGTGGATCGCGAGCGCAAACGCGAGCTGCTGTCGTTCCTGATCGGTTCCCGCAACTGGCGCCAGGTTCTGGTATTTGCCCGCACCAAGCACGGTGCCAACCGGCTGGCGGAACAACTCGCTAGTGACGGCATCAGCTCCGCCGCCATTCATGGCGACAAGAGCCAGGGTGCGCGCACCCGGGCATTGGCCGAGTTCAAACGCGGCGAAGTTCGGGTACTGGTAGCGACCGATATCGCCGCCCGTGGTCTCGACATCGATCAATTACCGCATGTGGTGAACTTTGAATTGCCAAATGTGCCGGAAGATTATGTGCATCGCATCGGCCGTACTGGCCGCGCCGGTAACGAAGGTGAGGCGATTTCGCTGGTCTGCGTCGATGAAAACGCCATGCTGCGCAATATCGAACGTATGCTCAAGCGCGATCTGCCAAAGGTTGTGATTCCGGGTTATGAACCAGACCGGTCTCGCAAACCAGAGCCTATCATGCCAGGCCGTGGTCAACGTCCACGCAGTGATGTCAGCCAGGGTCAGCGCCGCAACAGTGGTAATGCTAACAATAGCGGCAATCGTTCACGCGGCAGCAATAATGGTGGCGCACGCACCGGACAGAGTGCGCGCACCAGCAACGGCGGTGGCCGTCGCGGTTAA
- a CDS encoding PEP-CTERM sorting domain-containing protein, whose amino-acid sequence MKRLIACTLAALALMASVSAQAALIGDFASGDWTAYLSGGSVDVNAPDSITLQDPAEYVATATEQQNLEFDYEADLDLGVCVNNSCNTYSETGSKSLLLNPGDVIKLVSDWDDYTTISNLRTSGVRSNLNAVPEPATPALLGAGLLLGLALFGRRKAE is encoded by the coding sequence ATGAAAAGATTAATTGCATGCACTTTAGCGGCGCTGGCCCTGATGGCAAGTGTTTCTGCGCAAGCGGCTCTGATCGGCGATTTTGCCTCTGGCGACTGGACCGCGTATTTGAGTGGCGGTTCGGTGGACGTTAATGCCCCTGACTCGATTACGTTGCAGGATCCGGCTGAGTATGTAGCAACTGCCACAGAACAGCAGAATTTGGAGTTTGATTATGAGGCAGATCTCGATCTGGGTGTCTGTGTGAACAATTCTTGTAACACATATTCCGAGACGGGCAGCAAATCGTTGCTGCTGAATCCTGGGGATGTAATCAAGCTTGTTAGTGATTGGGATGATTATACGACCATTAGCAATTTGCGGACTAGCGGGGTTCGGTCTAACCTTAATGCGGTTCCAGAACCTGCCACCCCAGCCCTGCTTGGCGCAGGTTTACTGTTGGGTCTGGCCCTGTTTGGTCGCCGCAAGGCAGAGTAA
- the hppD gene encoding 4-hydroxyphenylpyruvate dioxygenase — protein MTKIDNPMGTDGFEFVEYTAPDTRALERLFQQMGFTAVARHRSKDVLLYRQGNINFIINHEPGSFAQSFAVVHGPSCCAFAIRVKDAAYAYNRALELGAEPFAGKIGPMELNIPAIRGIGRSALYLVDRYQNGSIYDVDFVPLAGAEQQPKGAGLIDIDHLTHNVHSGRMNEWAQFYERLFNFQEIRYFDIKGKATGLKSRAMTSPCGKIKIPINEPSDQKSQIQEYLDAYHGEGIQHIALTSSDIYKSIEVLRANGIDLMDVPDTYYEKVDERLPGHGEDPEKLRQHRILIDGDLEHDRGLLLQIFTKTVIGPIFFEIIQRKGNEGFGEGNFRALFESIERDQIKRGVI, from the coding sequence ATGACCAAGATCGACAATCCCATGGGGACCGACGGTTTTGAGTTTGTCGAGTACACCGCCCCCGATACGCGTGCTCTGGAGCGGCTATTCCAGCAAATGGGCTTTACCGCCGTTGCCCGTCACCGGTCAAAAGATGTGCTGCTCTACCGGCAAGGCAATATCAATTTCATCATCAATCACGAACCGGGCAGTTTTGCGCAAAGTTTTGCCGTAGTGCATGGGCCTTCTTGTTGCGCCTTTGCCATCCGCGTGAAGGATGCTGCTTATGCATACAATCGTGCGCTGGAGCTGGGCGCGGAACCGTTTGCGGGCAAGATCGGGCCGATGGAACTGAATATTCCCGCGATACGCGGCATTGGCCGCAGCGCGCTGTATCTGGTGGATCGCTATCAAAATGGATCAATCTATGATGTCGATTTCGTGCCCTTGGCCGGTGCCGAGCAACAGCCCAAGGGCGCAGGACTGATCGATATCGATCATCTCACCCATAACGTTCACTCAGGCCGCATGAATGAGTGGGCGCAATTTTATGAGCGGTTGTTTAATTTTCAGGAAATTCGTTATTTTGATATCAAAGGCAAGGCGACAGGGCTGAAATCGCGGGCGATGACCAGTCCGTGCGGCAAAATCAAAATCCCGATCAACGAGCCTTCTGACCAAAAATCACAGATTCAGGAATATCTCGATGCCTATCATGGCGAAGGGATACAGCATATTGCGCTAACCAGCAGCGATATCTATAAGAGTATTGAGGTGCTCCGTGCGAATGGCATTGACTTGATGGATGTGCCGGATACGTATTATGAAAAAGTTGATGAACGTCTGCCGGGTCATGGTGAGGATCCGGAAAAGTTGCGCCAGCATCGAATTCTGATTGATGGCGATCTGGAGCATGACCGCGGTTTATTGCTGCAAATATTTACCAAAACGGTGATCGGGCCTATCTTCTTTGAGATCATTCAGCGCAAAGGCAATGAAGGTTTTGGTGAAGGAAATTTCCGCGCCCTGTTCGAATCCATCGAGCGCGATCAAATCAAGCGAGGAGTCATCTGA
- a CDS encoding homogentisate 1,2-dioxygenase: MGRGINLPRSEGASSRQAHVDLPQGTYERELGREGFFGPATEMYHRHPPTAWIKFEGPLRPHAFDTTKLANAGEDSFWQAAGLLANAHTQIRLWRMQGKMDHLVRNADGDELLFLHQGKAEFFCDYGHLSVTEGDYIAIPRGTMWRIEADGPLIALAIEATNGSYSLPEKGMVGHHAIFDPAVLDTPHINDAFKQQQDEREWRVVVKRSNQLTTITYPFNPLDAIGWCGTLMPLRVNWRDIRPLMSHRYHLPPSAHTTFVAQRFVVCTFCPRPMESDPGALKVPFFHSNDDFDEVIFYHQGEFFSRDNIHPGMITFHPSGFPHGPHPKALAAGVQASRKDTNEVAVMIDTRDALGMLPSASSIEWTDYADSWKESKK; this comes from the coding sequence ATGGGGCGCGGGATCAATTTGCCACGGAGTGAAGGCGCCAGTTCACGCCAAGCGCATGTCGACTTGCCGCAGGGGACGTATGAGCGCGAATTGGGGCGCGAAGGATTCTTTGGGCCGGCGACGGAGATGTATCATCGCCATCCGCCGACGGCATGGATAAAGTTTGAAGGTCCGTTACGTCCGCATGCTTTTGACACCACAAAACTCGCCAATGCCGGTGAAGATTCGTTCTGGCAAGCCGCCGGGTTGCTGGCCAATGCCCATACCCAAATTCGATTGTGGCGCATGCAAGGCAAGATGGATCATCTGGTGCGCAATGCCGATGGCGATGAGCTGCTGTTTCTTCATCAGGGCAAGGCCGAATTCTTTTGCGATTATGGCCACCTTTCTGTGACTGAAGGTGATTATATTGCGATTCCGCGCGGCACGATGTGGCGGATCGAAGCGGATGGACCGTTGATTGCGTTGGCAATCGAAGCTACTAATGGCAGTTACTCCCTGCCGGAAAAAGGAATGGTGGGGCATCACGCGATCTTCGATCCAGCGGTATTGGATACGCCGCACATTAATGATGCGTTCAAGCAGCAACAGGATGAGCGTGAATGGCGCGTGGTCGTTAAGCGGAGCAATCAGTTGACCACAATTACCTATCCCTTTAATCCGTTGGATGCTATCGGCTGGTGTGGGACATTAATGCCGTTGCGGGTAAATTGGCGGGATATCCGGCCGCTGATGAGCCATCGTTACCACTTGCCGCCTTCAGCGCACACCACTTTTGTCGCGCAGCGATTTGTGGTCTGTACCTTCTGTCCGCGGCCGATGGAAAGTGATCCCGGCGCGTTGAAAGTGCCGTTCTTTCATAGCAATGATGATTTCGACGAAGTGATTTTTTACCATCAGGGCGAGTTTTTCTCGCGCGACAACATTCATCCCGGCATGATCACGTTTCATCCCTCTGGCTTTCCGCATGGTCCACACCCCAAGGCGCTGGCGGCGGGAGTACAGGCAAGCCGTAAAGATACCAATGAAGTGGCGGTGATGATTGATACGCGTGATGCATTAGGAATGCTGCCATCGGCCAGCAGCATCGAATGGACTGACTATGCCGATTCATGGAAGGAATCAAAAAAATGA
- a CDS encoding fumarylacetoacetate hydrolase family protein, which yields MKLGTLKEGGRDGTLVIVDRDLQRYCKVSVIAGTLQQALDNWKMVAPKLEQQYHELNNGRIKGEPVNFKQFAAPLPRAYQWLDGSAYLPHVERVRKARGVDMPPSLYEDPLMYQGGSDQMLGPHDPMTGDETWGIDFEGELAVITDDVPPGVGRHQAATHIKLLALVNDVSLRNLIPAELAKGFGFLHGKPPTAFAPVVVTPDELGDAWRNNKVHLRLQTMLNGQYFGDPDTGENMQFDFAQLIQHAAKTRPLGAGTILGSGTVSNADQARGYSCIAEKRIVEKLETGESKTVFLKHGDRVRMEIIDQQGHSVFGAIEQVVQVCQN from the coding sequence ATGAAACTGGGTACCCTTAAGGAAGGAGGGCGCGACGGTACCTTGGTAATCGTGGATCGTGATCTACAGCGCTATTGCAAAGTATCGGTAATAGCAGGAACGCTGCAACAGGCGCTGGATAATTGGAAAATGGTCGCGCCGAAACTGGAACAGCAATATCATGAACTCAATAACGGGCGCATCAAAGGCGAGCCCGTCAATTTCAAACAGTTTGCCGCGCCATTGCCGCGCGCCTATCAGTGGCTGGATGGTAGCGCCTATCTGCCGCATGTCGAGCGCGTACGCAAGGCGCGTGGCGTCGACATGCCACCGAGTTTATATGAAGACCCGCTGATGTATCAGGGTGGTTCGGATCAGATGCTGGGGCCGCATGATCCGATGACTGGCGATGAAACCTGGGGTATCGATTTCGAGGGTGAACTGGCAGTCATTACCGATGATGTGCCGCCAGGGGTTGGTCGCCACCAAGCCGCGACGCATATCAAGTTATTGGCACTGGTAAATGATGTCTCGCTGCGCAATCTTATTCCTGCGGAATTGGCCAAGGGCTTTGGCTTCCTTCATGGAAAACCGCCCACTGCCTTTGCGCCGGTAGTGGTTACGCCTGATGAGCTGGGAGATGCCTGGCGCAATAATAAAGTTCATCTGCGCTTACAAACGATGCTCAATGGCCAATACTTTGGCGATCCCGATACCGGCGAGAATATGCAGTTCGATTTTGCACAGCTGATTCAGCATGCTGCCAAGACGCGTCCGCTGGGCGCCGGAACGATCCTTGGCTCTGGAACCGTATCGAATGCCGATCAGGCGCGTGGTTATTCCTGCATCGCCGAAAAACGTATTGTAGAGAAGCTCGAAACGGGCGAATCCAAAACGGTGTTTCTCAAGCATGGCGATCGCGTGCGGATGGAGATAATCGATCAGCAAGGGCATTCGGTATTTGGCGCGATAGAGCAGGTGGTGCAGGTATGTCAGAACTAG